The Blastopirellula sediminis sequence CGGCGAAGAGAATACGTCGTACCCTGCGGAATCGTTTCCAGCAGGGGATGATTAAAACGGTTCCCTTTGGCTACATCAAGCCGGCGGATGGTGCGACGGACGCTGAGGTCACGAAGGATCCGGACGCCGGGCCGATTATTTCGGAAATTATCGAGCGTCTGGAAAAGGGGGAGTCGTACTCCGTAGTCGTCGACTGGCTGAATCTTAGCGGCGTTCCGACGGGACGTTACGTTCGTTCGAACAAGTGGACCGTTTCCACTCTTTCGAATCTCCTGCACAACCCGATTCTCAAAGGGGAGCGGGAGGCGAATCGGAAGATGTCGAAACGGATTAACAAGACCGGGCGCCGGGTATCGGTAAAAGCGCCGCCGGAAGATTTGCTGGTGCGCAAGTGTCCGCATCTCGCCTATCTGGATCCCGATCGGTACGACCGTTTGATTAGGATGCTGGACGAAAGGAATGCTCCGTTTCGGCGAAAAAAGGTAAATGGACGCGATTCTCGGGCTAACGTACCGAAGAAGCGAACGCGGTTTCCGGGTCAGCAGACGTTTTGCGGGATCTGCGGCCATCCGTTCGTTTGGGGAGGACATGGCCAGCAAGATCACATGATGTGTAAAGGGGCGAAGGAATACGCCTGCTGGCAGAGCGCTTCGTTTGATGGGACGTTGGCCGCGAAAAAGATTCTGGCGGCCGTCTATAGTGAAATCGAAGCGTTACCGGAGTTTCCCGAAACGCTTTACCAGGCGGTTCAGGCTGAGTTTTTGACGTTGACGAGCGCACGCAAGACCGAAACCGGAAATCTCGAACGCGAAATAGCCAGCTTGGAGCGGGAGATGAACAATCTCGTTGAGTTTATCGCGAGCGGGAATGCATCTGCGTCGATTGCTGCGAAAATCTCAGAGCGCGAAGTGCAAATTATCGACGCGAAGTTGCGGTTAAAGGAGCTGACGGCACGTCCTGACACTCCTCCCAACCTACCGTCGGCCCCCGAGGTGCGCGAGATCGCGCGGAACTCGCTGCAGGAGATGGCATCGGACCCGTATGCCCTCAGTCGGGTGATGCGACAGCTGATCCGCCGGATCGACGCGTTCCCGATTCGCTTGTGCGACGGCGGGGCCGTGTTCATCCGGGCCAAATTTGAGCTGCGACTAGCGCAGCTTTTCCCGGCCTTGGACGAGATTCCGGCGGCCAGCGAATTGTTGACGCGGACGTTGGAAGTCGATTTGTTCGACCCGGTTCAGCGTGAGCAACATCGCGAAGAAATCGTTGCCCGGCGAGCCGCCGGCAAATTCCAGCGGCATATCGCGGCCGAACTTAGGATTACGCAACCGGCAGTCCAGAATGCGCTGCGATTGCAGGCGCGAATGAACGAATTGGGACTCGAAAAGCCGTACGTACCGGTCGACGCACCTCCCGCTGATTTGCTGAAGATGCGCCGACACAAACATCCTCGCTACAAGTTTCAACCGAAAACGAACGAGATTGAACAATGATCCGCTAAGCGAAAATTGAATNNNNNNNNNNNNNNNNNNNNNNNNNNNNNNNNNNNNNNNNNNNNNNNNNNNNNNNNNNNNNNNNNNNNNNNNNNNNNNNNNNNNNNNNNNNNNNNNNNNNNNNNNNNNNNNNNNNNNNNNNNNNNNNNNNNNNNNNNNNAGCAAGTTGAAAGGAGCAGGTCTTATGGCGAACCGAGATCGGGGCGAAAGTCGCCCGGCGAATCCAGCGACCAAGGAAGTCGCCGCCGCAACGCGGGACTTTGTCAGGATGCTGGCGAGAATCGTCGCTCGAAAAATCGTCGTAAAGAAGGACGTCAAGGCAAGATGTTCCAAGTGAGCGTTACGCGTCGGTTCTGAGCGAGAAGCGGAAGAAGTTCGCTGGATCGGCCGGCGAACGAGTTGTTCGAATTCCACTCTTAGAAAGGAATTGAATATGAAACATGGAGAACAGCGGAGTATTCGTCGTCGTTGTTACGAACCCTATGGTGTTCCACGATTGGTCTTCGCGATGGGACTATGTGTTCTCGTTGCTGGGGTAACAGCAGTCTGCTGGCGTCGCGTCGGGCCGCCGACAGTTGAACGCGGTTCGAAGTCGTTTCAGGATCCAGCGGCGATTCGCCGAACGGTCTTTGACGAGCAGGTGTTGCCGGCGATTCGCGAAGCGGACGAGGCGAATCGCGCTGCCGCAGATCGATGTTTGGCGCGAATCGCGGACTCCTTCGCGGGATATCGCTCCGGGATTGTTCCGTTTACGCGGGACGTCACAAGTATGGGAAGTCGATTCGGCGTCATTCGCCGAATGCCAATCGACTGGTGGTACGAAAGCGAGACCGTGGGGGACTTCATCGGCAGAAAGCTGGAGAAGCATCTCTTCTCGGCGGAACGCATCGAGCGAGATCTCGGGGCGGCGGTTACGATGTTTCGCCAAGACATCGAGACGAACCAGGCGAAAATGCTCGCAGAAATCCAGGC is a genomic window containing:
- a CDS encoding recombinase family protein; protein product: MTNHQQGFSGSVNGIRVLIVARISTEHQDLRSLDDQVATCRRWCDQNLPDRFRVVQVIQSRGSGERLDRGELRELEDAIAFRMCDLVIAEDLGRICRRSAATTFLELAEDHDVRVITLNDNLDTDQDDWRFKAGFATMHHEFSNADTAKRIRRTLRNRFQQGMIKTVPFGYIKPADGATDAEVTKDPDAGPIISEIIERLEKGESYSVVVDWLNLSGVPTGRYVRSNKWTVSTLSNLLHNPILKGEREANRKMSKRINKTGRRVSVKAPPEDLLVRKCPHLAYLDPDRYDRLIRMLDERNAPFRRKKVNGRDSRANVPKKRTRFPGQQTFCGICGHPFVWGGHGQQDHMMCKGAKEYACWQSASFDGTLAAKKILAAVYSEIEALPEFPETLYQAVQAEFLTLTSARKTETGNLEREIASLEREMNNLVEFIASGNASASIAAKISEREVQIIDAKLRLKELTARPDTPPNLPSAPEVREIARNSLQEMASDPYALSRVMRQLIRRIDAFPIRLCDGGAVFIRAKFELRLAQLFPALDEIPAASELLTRTLEVDLFDPVQREQHREEIVARRAAGKFQRHIAAELRITQPAVQNALRLQARMNELGLEKPYVPVDAPPADLLKMRRHKHPRYKFQPKTNEIEQ